The following coding sequences are from one Thermoplasmata archaeon window:
- the cca gene encoding CCA tRNA nucleotidyltransferase yields MYDVEKKVLEKIRPDTKTRLLIEHTISELTEKLKECIANKKANAEVLVVGSCARDTYLKESRDIDIFLLFPEDLLREKLEKLGIEIGMAVLRGELKYAEHPYVHGIYRGFEVDIVPCYKVKDPSKKLSAVDRTPFHNKYVNEHLKEEQKDEVRLLKRFLKGLGIYGAEAAVQGFSGYLCELLIIKYGTFRGVLESAKNWRANVHMWIEKEPVKKFIEPLVFIDPVDPGRNVASAVSLESLSLFIVAAQHYLEKPDIKFFYPIKRELSAEKARKEVLGYIKRAGTAILSISTERPEKVDDIIASQVKKMERVIVQNLGMAGFKVLRSFSFFTEKEIWVFIELENQKIPKLYLHAGPYVWLKNSDEFLGKYSKRKDVFLKPFVSGGRWVVGLLNEENDALEFLKAHAGEWNLGKDLAGRKIRVEEASKLKTKAVLNMLVRFLKPEFPWK; encoded by the coding sequence ATGTACGATGTTGAAAAAAAAGTGCTTGAGAAAATTCGTCCAGATACAAAGACAAGATTGCTGATTGAACACACAATTAGTGAGTTGACTGAAAAACTGAAAGAGTGCATTGCCAACAAAAAAGCAAATGCAGAAGTGCTTGTTGTGGGTTCTTGCGCAAGAGACACATATCTGAAGGAAAGCAGGGACATTGACATATTCCTCCTTTTCCCTGAAGACCTTCTGAGGGAGAAACTTGAAAAATTGGGAATAGAGATAGGGATGGCAGTGCTGCGAGGAGAATTGAAGTATGCTGAACATCCCTATGTGCATGGGATTTACAGGGGTTTTGAGGTGGACATTGTTCCTTGCTACAAGGTGAAGGATCCATCAAAGAAACTGAGTGCGGTGGATAGAACTCCATTCCATAACAAGTATGTGAACGAGCATCTGAAAGAAGAACAGAAGGACGAAGTGCGACTGCTCAAGCGCTTCCTCAAAGGTCTGGGGATTTATGGAGCGGAGGCAGCAGTCCAGGGTTTCTCTGGCTATCTTTGTGAGCTTCTCATAATCAAGTATGGAACTTTCAGAGGAGTGCTTGAAAGTGCTAAAAACTGGAGGGCAAATGTTCATATGTGGATTGAAAAAGAGCCAGTAAAGAAATTTATCGAACCATTGGTTTTTATTGACCCAGTTGACCCTGGCAGGAATGTGGCATCTGCGGTCTCGCTGGAATCCCTCTCTCTTTTCATTGTTGCGGCCCAGCATTATCTGGAAAAACCAGACATCAAATTTTTCTATCCTATAAAGAGAGAATTGTCAGCTGAGAAAGCCAGAAAAGAGGTGCTGGGCTATATTAAGAGGGCAGGTACCGCAATTCTTTCAATTTCTACGGAACGCCCTGAGAAAGTGGACGACATCATTGCATCGCAGGTAAAGAAGATGGAACGGGTGATTGTTCAGAATCTGGGCATGGCTGGCTTTAAAGTCCTCCGTTCCTTTTCCTTTTTTACTGAGAAAGAAATCTGGGTCTTTATTGAATTGGAAAACCAGAAGATACCAAAGCTCTATCTACATGCAGGACCTTATGTGTGGCTTAAAAATTCTGACGAGTTCTTGGGAAAATACAGCAAGAGAAAGGATGTGTTTCTCAAACCATTTGTTTCTGGGGGCAGATGGGTTGTGGGCTTGCTCAATGAAGAGAACGATGCACTGGAATTTCTTAAAGCCCATGCTGGAGAATGGAACCTGGGCAAAGATCTAGCGGGTAGGAAAATCAGGGTGGAAGAGGCATCTAAGTTGAAAACGAAGGCAGTGCTCAACATGCTTGTGCGCTTCCTGAAACCAGAATTTCCATGGAAATAA
- a CDS encoding methyltransferase, protein MRAEKLKIFYDEEVYPPSEDTLLLLEALEVKEGQQVLEVGTGSAYIAIHCALHGADVTACDVSETAIRNAMRNAEANNVKINFIVSDLFEKINGKFDVIIFNPPYLPTAEQDKVVGNFNLALDGGPDGSDVIRKFLADAWQFLKKEGVIYLLYSSHNTEAINQFKTMYSWQILKSRRFFFEELYVSLFKPIKEIS, encoded by the coding sequence ATGCGAGCGGAGAAGCTCAAAATTTTCTATGATGAGGAGGTCTATCCTCCATCAGAGGATACGCTTCTGTTGCTTGAGGCGTTGGAAGTGAAGGAGGGGCAGCAGGTTCTGGAAGTGGGCACTGGCTCAGCATACATAGCCATTCACTGTGCATTGCATGGTGCTGATGTGACTGCCTGTGATGTTTCTGAGACTGCGATAAGGAATGCGATGAGAAATGCTGAAGCAAACAATGTGAAAATAAATTTCATTGTTTCTGACCTTTTTGAAAAAATCAATGGAAAATTTGATGTGATAATTTTTAATCCGCCTTACCTCCCAACTGCTGAGCAAGACAAGGTTGTTGGGAATTTCAATCTTGCGCTAGATGGTGGTCCAGATGGTTCTGATGTGATCAGGAAGTTTTTAGCAGATGCCTGGCAATTTCTTAAGAAAGAGGGAGTTATCTATCTGCTCTACTCCTCTCACAACACAGAAGCAATAAACCAGTTCAAAACAATGTATTCCTGGCAAATCCTAAAATCCAGAAGGTTTTTCTTTGAGGAATTGTATGTGAGTTTGTTTAAGCCGATAAAAGAAATCAGTTGA
- a CDS encoding HDIG domain-containing protein: MDKDEVIRVFPEIQKIKDEGLKEKVIAVWREATGGNMEIVKKIIMPDARRKISLVDHTRRITQMAMAIAVVRRDVNMDWLIAGGILHDVGIAAEHKLEGGELKKNESLIEHDVGGVLLCSKHGLPKEVIHIVSMHEEEEGHKLEEAIILKHCAEIENEIAMLEKKRQ, from the coding sequence ATGGACAAAGACGAAGTAATTCGGGTTTTTCCTGAGATTCAAAAAATAAAGGATGAAGGTTTGAAGGAAAAAGTTATAGCAGTTTGGAGGGAGGCAACTGGTGGGAACATGGAGATTGTGAAAAAAATAATAATGCCAGATGCAAGGAGAAAAATTTCGCTTGTTGACCACACAAGAAGAATCACCCAGATGGCAATGGCAATTGCGGTAGTTCGTAGAGATGTGAACATGGACTGGCTTATTGCAGGGGGAATACTGCACGATGTAGGCATCGCTGCTGAACATAAGCTAGAAGGGGGGGAACTCAAGAAAAACGAGAGTTTGATAGAGCATGATGTGGGTGGCGTCTTGCTCTGTTCCAAGCATGGCTTACCGAAAGAAGTAATCCACATTGTTTCAATGCATGAGGAGGAAGAGGGACATAAACTGGAGGAGGCAATCATTCTGAAGCATTGTGCGGAAATTGAGAATGAAATTGCAATGCTGGAGAAAAAGAGGCAATAA
- a CDS encoding DnaA/Hda family protein, whose amino-acid sequence MRRMYETTVPQGLVLRKVAGSEEALKNLLLGLKKHKFTGYIEVMLPGKGENETGFVILESGQITDTFHFSQGAKEAGEKASKKIWQLSKNPKALITLHGQVKPEEVKQALQSLIEGKSEIKKESELDVRIRVLSSKGFDTSEIEKIAVEDKQSAEKKLIEIEEFLRLSEEITKFTQEHPEINEKYPEMVLRLKDAIDKKKGIDEIKKLYSSLKQQMEKERTPEAIELEVKHLKELEEIITKQREEEERKKKEAAVYNLIIQHKAKAEESSEPFCPRCGSPLDKDRQCVKCSADEETFGKVVDKFSMVNFIVGASNRFAYAVAHGISKYPGTLYNPVVLYGPEGSGKTHLLNAIAGNLEKGTLAGKKIIFTNIPILLGVFEKYRENPSKLVARLLTAEAIFIDNFEEIAGKEDLQKLLAGVLIRFVKEEKQVVIGCRISPTEIPKLETELLLCFTGGLMVNISEPDFETKKEILKRYAQEHGITLEPTVVNYIAGINLSVNELSIILNRLFALASISNMGIDMNLVKEAMKEYSDKYGTKGKLKYNVQKGHSYLVEETRPNIVFQIASSMHETGYDVLIFSRVSPKRITEKHEKLQKAGIYWLTEKESTAETIGHSLEKIVYAVEEKLDTHPNTVIALDGIEFLVSANGFDAVVKFIRRIVDMVAETEGVFLISLGESTLKEQETKILERELEVLKTD is encoded by the coding sequence ATGCGTAGAATGTACGAGACAACAGTTCCACAGGGACTTGTGCTTCGAAAAGTGGCTGGCAGTGAGGAGGCACTCAAAAATCTACTACTGGGCTTGAAAAAGCATAAATTCACTGGCTACATTGAAGTTATGCTCCCAGGGAAAGGTGAAAATGAAACGGGTTTTGTCATCCTGGAATCTGGCCAGATAACTGATACTTTTCATTTTTCCCAAGGTGCCAAGGAAGCTGGTGAGAAGGCATCCAAAAAAATCTGGCAACTTTCGAAGAATCCGAAGGCATTGATTACACTTCATGGGCAGGTGAAGCCAGAAGAGGTAAAGCAGGCACTCCAGAGTTTGATAGAAGGCAAAAGTGAGATCAAAAAGGAAAGCGAGTTGGATGTTAGAATTCGTGTGCTGAGCAGCAAGGGATTTGACACAAGCGAGATAGAAAAAATCGCAGTCGAAGATAAACAATCTGCTGAAAAAAAGCTAATTGAAATTGAAGAATTTCTCCGTTTGAGCGAGGAAATTACCAAGTTTACTCAGGAACATCCAGAGATAAATGAGAAGTATCCAGAAATGGTTTTACGGTTGAAGGATGCCATTGACAAAAAGAAGGGCATAGACGAAATCAAAAAGCTCTATTCCTCTTTGAAACAGCAGATGGAGAAGGAAAGAACCCCAGAGGCAATAGAACTCGAGGTCAAGCATCTCAAGGAACTTGAGGAGATAATAACCAAGCAGAGAGAGGAGGAAGAGCGAAAAAAGAAGGAGGCCGCAGTTTACAATCTCATTATCCAGCACAAGGCCAAGGCAGAGGAAAGTTCTGAGCCCTTCTGTCCCAGATGTGGGAGTCCTCTTGACAAAGATAGACAATGTGTGAAATGCAGTGCTGATGAGGAGACATTTGGGAAAGTTGTTGACAAGTTCAGCATGGTGAATTTCATAGTTGGGGCGTCAAACAGGTTTGCATATGCAGTTGCCCACGGCATCTCAAAGTATCCTGGCACTCTTTACAATCCAGTAGTTCTTTATGGCCCAGAGGGAAGCGGAAAAACCCATCTTTTGAATGCAATTGCTGGAAATCTGGAAAAGGGGACTCTCGCAGGAAAAAAAATTATATTCACAAACATTCCAATTCTCCTCGGTGTCTTTGAAAAATACAGAGAAAATCCCAGCAAATTGGTCGCCAGATTACTTACAGCAGAGGCAATTTTCATAGATAACTTTGAAGAGATCGCTGGAAAGGAAGACCTCCAGAAATTACTGGCAGGAGTGCTCATCAGGTTTGTGAAAGAGGAAAAGCAAGTGGTTATTGGGTGTAGAATCTCACCCACAGAAATTCCTAAACTTGAGACAGAACTTCTGCTCTGCTTTACTGGTGGACTTATGGTTAATATTTCTGAACCCGACTTTGAAACTAAAAAGGAAATTCTTAAGAGATATGCCCAGGAACACGGAATTACACTTGAACCAACTGTGGTAAACTACATCGCAGGCATAAACCTTTCAGTGAATGAACTTTCAATAATTTTAAACCGTCTCTTTGCCCTTGCCTCTATCAGCAACATGGGAATTGACATGAACCTTGTCAAAGAAGCCATGAAAGAGTATTCTGACAAATACGGCACAAAAGGAAAATTGAAATACAATGTTCAGAAAGGACACAGTTATCTGGTTGAGGAAACAAGGCCAAACATCGTTTTCCAGATTGCTTCTTCGATGCATGAAACTGGCTATGATGTGCTGATATTCAGCAGGGTGAGTCCGAAACGAATTACTGAGAAACATGAGAAGCTGCAGAAGGCAGGAATATACTGGCTGACTGAAAAAGAAAGTACTGCAGAGACAATTGGGCATTCGCTGGAAAAAATAGTTTACGCTGTCGAGGAGAAACTGGATACTCATCCAAACACCGTGATTGCTCTGGATGGCATAGAATTCCTTGTCAGTGCGAATGGCTTTGATGCAGTGGTGAAGTTCATAAGGAGAATTGTGGACATGGTGGCTGAGACAGAAGGTGTGTTTTTAATATCGCTTGGAGAGAGCACCCTAAAGGAGCAGGAAACGAAAATTCTGGAAAGAGAACTGGAAGTGCTGAAAACCGACTAG
- a CDS encoding acetate--CoA ligase family protein: MQDNKSDITALFEPKSVAIVGASHEPSKIGYKILENIVRGGYTGKVYPVNPKGGEILGYKVFKNVLEIEDTVDLACISIPAPFVFEAVQQCAEKKVKHLAIITSGFSEVGNIAEERKIVEFARGHGMRVLGPNIFGVYTAKASLNATFGPSSIKKGNVGIITQSGALGIAMMGKTQSENIGLSAIVSIGNKSDIDETDLLEYLGFDENTSVILMYIEGVKNGDRFVEMLKKITRTKTVVVIKSGRSRRGAIAAASHTGSLAGEDNVFSDIMKQCGVIRCETISEALNLCKTLPELPLPSSENTVIITNGGGVGVLAADASEKYGVNLYSDYSKLKALFQDSVPQFGSTKNPVDLTGQATIQNYRDALKKAFEADEISSVICVACETALFDVEGYADLIKDSFEGYKQKKPIVFSLFGGKKADECIAILRREGIPVFHDVYDAVFCLGGLYRQYHNLRKTEAERKEVKVDIARIKEIIEVARNDNRRFLLSNEAHAVLQSAGIPSPKTKIARNLEEAIAFAEEIGYPVVMKVVSKQIIHKSDVGGVALDLLNKEEVIDAYQSIINSCRQHVPDAHIEGVEICEMVKPGTEVIVGARIDPSFGPVVMFGLGGIYVEVMKDVAFRAAPVNVSEAIEMISEVKGYPLLLGVRGEKKKDINSIVDCVLKMSMIIHECKDISDIEINPLVVYEDGIGVKAVDARIILSNKEVKK, encoded by the coding sequence ATGCAAGACAATAAGTCAGATATCACTGCACTCTTTGAGCCAAAAAGTGTTGCCATAGTTGGTGCCTCCCATGAACCCAGCAAGATTGGATATAAAATTCTTGAAAATATCGTAAGGGGAGGATACACAGGTAAAGTTTATCCAGTTAACCCGAAAGGTGGTGAAATTCTCGGGTATAAGGTTTTTAAGAATGTGCTAGAAATAGAGGATACAGTTGACCTTGCCTGCATCTCGATTCCAGCGCCCTTTGTGTTTGAGGCGGTGCAGCAGTGTGCAGAAAAAAAAGTCAAACACCTGGCAATAATTACATCTGGTTTTTCTGAAGTTGGGAACATTGCCGAAGAAAGAAAAATTGTTGAGTTTGCAAGAGGCCATGGGATGAGGGTGCTTGGTCCAAACATTTTTGGTGTATACACAGCAAAGGCCTCTCTTAATGCCACATTCGGCCCATCCAGCATAAAAAAGGGAAATGTGGGTATAATTACCCAGAGCGGTGCCCTTGGAATTGCGATGATGGGAAAAACTCAGTCCGAAAACATCGGACTTTCTGCTATTGTTTCAATAGGGAATAAGTCAGACATAGATGAAACTGACCTTCTTGAATATCTTGGGTTTGATGAAAATACCAGTGTAATTCTGATGTACATAGAAGGAGTTAAAAATGGCGATAGATTCGTGGAGATGCTCAAAAAGATTACCAGAACAAAAACTGTAGTGGTAATAAAGTCAGGGAGGTCAAGAAGAGGTGCAATTGCAGCAGCATCCCACACTGGCTCGCTTGCTGGAGAAGACAATGTGTTTTCTGACATAATGAAACAGTGTGGTGTGATTAGATGCGAGACAATTTCCGAGGCATTGAACCTCTGCAAGACATTGCCAGAGTTACCTCTACCTTCATCCGAGAACACGGTTATAATTACAAACGGGGGTGGAGTAGGAGTTCTGGCAGCAGATGCCTCTGAGAAATACGGCGTGAATCTTTACAGTGACTACTCAAAGTTGAAAGCCCTATTCCAGGATTCTGTGCCCCAATTCGGTTCCACAAAAAATCCTGTGGATTTGACAGGTCAGGCAACAATCCAGAATTACAGGGATGCCCTGAAAAAGGCCTTTGAAGCAGATGAAATTTCTTCAGTGATTTGTGTTGCCTGCGAGACAGCACTATTTGATGTGGAAGGTTATGCAGATTTGATAAAGGATTCTTTTGAGGGTTACAAACAGAAAAAGCCAATTGTATTTTCCCTGTTCGGCGGGAAAAAGGCAGATGAGTGCATAGCCATATTGAGAAGAGAAGGCATTCCAGTTTTTCATGATGTATACGATGCTGTGTTCTGTCTCGGTGGACTTTACAGGCAGTATCATAACTTGAGAAAAACAGAGGCAGAAAGGAAGGAAGTAAAGGTGGATATTGCAAGAATCAAGGAAATCATTGAAGTTGCCAGGAATGACAACAGAAGATTTTTACTCTCTAATGAAGCCCATGCAGTTCTTCAGTCCGCAGGCATTCCCTCTCCAAAAACCAAAATTGCAAGGAACCTCGAGGAGGCAATTGCATTTGCAGAGGAAATCGGGTATCCAGTTGTCATGAAGGTTGTCTCAAAGCAGATAATTCACAAGAGCGATGTGGGTGGTGTTGCTCTTGACCTTCTCAACAAAGAAGAGGTGATTGACGCTTACCAGTCAATAATAAACAGTTGCAGACAGCATGTGCCTGATGCACACATAGAGGGTGTGGAAATCTGTGAAATGGTGAAGCCAGGCACGGAGGTCATTGTAGGTGCGAGAATCGATCCAAGTTTTGGCCCAGTTGTGATGTTTGGGCTTGGTGGAATTTATGTGGAAGTTATGAAAGATGTGGCGTTTCGTGCCGCACCAGTAAATGTGAGTGAGGCAATCGAGATGATAAGTGAGGTAAAAGGTTACCCATTGCTTCTCGGTGTTAGAGGAGAAAAGAAAAAGGATATTAACAGCATTGTTGATTGTGTCCTGAAGATGAGCATGATTATCCACGAATGCAAGGACATTTCAGACATAGAGATCAATCCTCTCGTAGTTTATGAGGATGGCATAGGGGTGAAGGCAGTGGATGCCAGAATAATTCTAAGCAACAAGGAGGTAAAAAAATGA
- a CDS encoding DRTGG domain-containing protein, producing MSRIVFSSAEKSAGKTTVIIGFGASINKSFGYMKPLGDRLVYQRKRLWDYDAHLLCKIFNIPDEPETMSMGFEHAKLRYMYNEETAAKKLREMAERIEKEQGNVFIETGKDLAFGSSVHLDATSVAKCLDGKMVVVVRGDSDAVLDTIVFIKKYLKLEEVKLAGVVVNDVKNPEDFIATNKKTIDDAGISLLGVLPHVESLAETTVRYIADKLFAKVLSAEDSLDKPVKRYLIGAMSASSVYQHPLIKEKCNMLITSGDRTDMILAGIENNASCILLTNNILPPSNIISQASMAKIPLLLVPWDTYTVAVKIDSMEPLLTMNDQTKINQIKELCSKYLKISEILS from the coding sequence ATGAGTAGAATAGTTTTTTCTTCAGCGGAAAAAAGCGCGGGAAAGACGACAGTTATAATCGGTTTTGGTGCCAGTATAAATAAAAGTTTTGGATACATGAAGCCACTTGGAGATCGATTGGTCTATCAGCGGAAGCGGTTGTGGGACTATGATGCGCACCTACTCTGCAAGATATTCAACATTCCAGATGAACCGGAAACGATGAGTATGGGATTTGAACATGCCAAATTGAGATACATGTATAACGAAGAGACCGCCGCAAAGAAACTGCGGGAGATGGCAGAAAGAATTGAAAAAGAACAAGGGAATGTATTCATAGAGACGGGTAAAGACCTTGCGTTTGGTAGTTCAGTGCATCTGGATGCAACCTCAGTTGCTAAATGTCTGGATGGGAAGATGGTGGTTGTGGTTAGAGGTGATTCCGATGCTGTGCTTGATACCATTGTTTTTATTAAAAAATATTTGAAGCTGGAGGAAGTCAAACTTGCTGGTGTCGTTGTAAATGATGTTAAGAATCCAGAAGATTTCATTGCCACCAACAAGAAGACAATTGATGATGCTGGTATATCCTTACTCGGTGTACTGCCACATGTAGAAAGTTTGGCTGAAACAACTGTGCGATACATTGCGGATAAGCTTTTTGCAAAAGTGCTTTCTGCTGAAGATTCCCTTGATAAGCCAGTAAAAAGGTATCTGATTGGGGCAATGTCAGCGAGCTCTGTTTATCAGCATCCTCTTATAAAAGAAAAATGCAACATGCTTATTACAAGTGGCGATAGAACTGACATGATACTTGCAGGGATAGAAAACAATGCTTCCTGCATCCTTCTTACGAATAACATTCTCCCACCATCTAACATAATCTCGCAAGCAAGCATGGCAAAGATTCCACTTCTGCTCGTACCCTGGGATACTTATACTGTTGCAGTCAAGATAGACAGCATGGAACCGCTTTTGACAATGAATGACCAAACAAAAATTAACCAGATAAAGGAGCTTTGCTCAAAATACCTCAAAATCAGTGAAATTCTTTCCTAG
- a CDS encoding GNAT family N-acetyltransferase — protein MAGSSVDMDRRISAIKEKYPQKFISEEQIFSKINRGDRIFIGTGCGEPQYLVSQLVKYVESHPKAFFDAEVFHLWTLGVAPYAEEKFKSNFRHNSFFIGNHTREAVNEGNADYTPIFISQIPFLLRKRFIPIDVAIVQVSPPDKHGYVSLGISVDITKAAVESADLVIAQMNSQMPRTHGDTFLHVEKIDYIVPYDEPLLEYEAKVPDEISMQIGKYVAKIVQDGDTIQVGYGSIPNAIIAHLKNKKHLGVHTELLTDGIVELMREGVVDNTRKTVDRNKTVASFCMGSHETYHYIHDNPSVELKPVDYTNNLLVIAQQRNMVAINSALQIDLTGQASAESIGKLFYSGIGGSADFMRGAVLAPGGRSILVMQSTARGGEVSRIVPVLEEGSGVTLTRGDLHYVVTEYGIAYLHGRNIRERAMALISIAHPKFRPWLLEEAKKLSFIYKDQAYIPGEKGQYPEYLEAYRTTKTGLQVLLRPVKLTDEPLLKDFFYSLSDASLYRRFMSVRKDMPHERLQEFVVIDYKKEMVILATISNGEKEEIVGVGQYGIEEDTNTAEVALVVRDDYQNKGVGWELLSYLTYLAKTHGLIGFTAEVFTDNRPMLHLFEKAGFQIEKRMSEGVYHLKMLFKEDQHARQ, from the coding sequence ATGGCTGGCTCCTCTGTGGATATGGATAGAAGGATTTCCGCAATAAAGGAAAAATATCCACAAAAATTCATATCAGAGGAGCAGATTTTCAGTAAAATCAACAGAGGAGACAGAATATTTATCGGCACAGGATGTGGAGAACCACAGTATCTTGTTTCCCAGCTTGTTAAATATGTGGAAAGCCATCCAAAGGCATTTTTTGATGCTGAAGTATTTCATCTATGGACGCTGGGGGTTGCGCCTTACGCAGAGGAAAAATTCAAATCAAATTTTCGCCACAATTCATTTTTCATCGGAAACCATACAAGAGAAGCAGTTAATGAAGGAAATGCTGACTACACGCCCATTTTCATTTCTCAGATTCCTTTCTTGCTGAGGAAAAGATTCATTCCGATTGATGTGGCAATTGTGCAGGTCTCACCACCGGACAAACATGGTTATGTTAGTTTAGGTATCAGTGTTGACATCACGAAGGCAGCAGTTGAAAGTGCAGACCTGGTTATTGCTCAGATGAACAGCCAGATGCCAAGAACCCATGGCGATACATTTCTTCATGTGGAAAAAATTGACTACATTGTTCCATATGACGAGCCATTGCTGGAATATGAAGCAAAAGTGCCAGATGAAATCAGCATGCAGATTGGAAAATATGTAGCCAAGATTGTTCAGGATGGAGATACAATCCAGGTTGGCTACGGCAGCATCCCCAATGCCATCATTGCCCATCTCAAAAACAAGAAGCATCTTGGAGTGCACACTGAATTGCTTACAGATGGAATTGTGGAGTTGATGAGGGAAGGTGTTGTGGATAACACCAGAAAAACAGTAGACAGGAACAAAACGGTCGCCAGTTTTTGTATGGGTTCACATGAGACATATCATTACATTCATGACAACCCCTCAGTAGAACTGAAGCCAGTGGATTATACAAATAACCTTCTTGTGATTGCCCAGCAAAGGAACATGGTTGCGATAAATAGCGCCCTCCAGATAGACCTCACTGGGCAGGCGAGTGCAGAGAGTATCGGAAAGTTGTTCTACAGTGGTATAGGGGGCAGTGCAGATTTCATGAGAGGTGCCGTGCTCGCACCTGGTGGAAGGTCGATACTGGTAATGCAATCAACGGCAAGGGGAGGAGAGGTATCAAGAATTGTGCCGGTTCTGGAAGAGGGGTCAGGTGTCACCCTCACTCGTGGTGACCTCCACTATGTGGTGACCGAATACGGAATTGCCTATCTTCATGGTAGAAACATAAGAGAGCGAGCAATGGCTCTGATTTCCATAGCCCATCCGAAGTTTCGTCCATGGCTTTTAGAGGAAGCGAAGAAACTCAGTTTCATATATAAAGATCAGGCATACATCCCAGGAGAGAAAGGACAATACCCAGAATATCTGGAAGCTTACAGAACCACAAAGACGGGTCTCCAGGTATTGCTTCGTCCTGTGAAACTCACTGATGAACCCCTCCTCAAGGATTTCTTCTACTCTCTTTCCGATGCCTCTCTCTATAGACGATTTATGAGTGTAAGGAAAGATATGCCCCATGAGCGTCTCCAGGAGTTTGTCGTGATCGATTACAAAAAAGAGATGGTAATACTGGCAACAATAAGTAATGGAGAAAAAGAGGAAATAGTAGGTGTTGGTCAGTATGGCATTGAAGAGGACACAAATACTGCAGAGGTTGCCCTAGTAGTAAGAGACGATTATCAGAACAAAGGAGTTGGCTGGGAACTCCTTTCCTACCTCACCTACCTTGCAAAGACCCATGGTCTTATTGGTTTCACGGCGGAAGTATTTACAGACAATCGACCAATGCTCCATCTTTTTGAGAAAGCGGGTTTCCAGATTGAAAAAAGGATGTCCGAAGGGGTTTACCATCTGAAGATGCTTTTCAAGGAGGATCAACATGCAAGACAATAA